Within Chloroflexota bacterium, the genomic segment TCGTCACCGATGGCGTCTTCAGCATGGACGGCGACATCGCGCCCTTAGATAAAATCTACGAAGTCACCAAAAACTACGACGCCATCCTGATGGTCGACGACGCCCACGGCGAAGGCGTGTTAGGGCGCGGCGGCCGCGGCATTGTGGACCACTTCGACCTGCACGGCAAAGTCGACATCGAAGTCGGCACCCTCTCCAAAGCCTTTGGGGTGGTGGGCGGCGTGGTGGCCGGCAACGCCAAAATCGTGGAATGGCTGCGGCAACGCGGTCGCCCCTTCCTCTTCTCCTCGGCCATGACCGTGCCCGACACCGCCGCCTGCCTGGCCGCGGTCGACCTGTTGGAAGAATCCACCGACCTGGTGGACAAACTTTGGGAAAACACCCGCTACTTCAAAGCCGAGATGAAGCGCCTGGGCTTTGATACCGGCCAAAGCGTCACCCCCATTACGCCCATCATGTTAGGGGAAGCCACCTTAGCCCAGGAATTCAGCCGCCGTCTCTTTGAGGAAGGCGTGTTTGCGATGGCCATTGGCTACCCCACCGTACCCAAAGGCAAGGCCCGCATCCGGGTGATGATTTCCGCTGCCCATGAAAAAGAAGACCTCGACAAAGGCCTCGAAGCCTTTGCCAAAGTGGGCCGGGCACTGGGCGTGATTTCGTAACCAACGCCCTCCAGCAAACCCTCCCAGCGACCTGACAGTGTGTCAGGTCGCTGCTTTTTAACGCATAATCAACTCAGATGTTGGGTTTAGACTCCTCGGCAAGGCTCAGCAGGGAATGGGCAAGATTCGCCACCAGCAGGGCGGATGGTGCCTTCGGTAATAACTGAGATGTGGTTCGAGAACGCATTAACGAGCACGCCCCAGGCGCACACCTCGCCTGGGGCATACCCGACCAACTCGGAAGGAGGAAAACACACTCGTCGTTCGGCTCGCACAACTCGCTGCTATTCTACCCTTCCCGCCG encodes:
- a CDS encoding glycine C-acetyltransferase, yielding METELPPKLQWIEDELQKLRESGLYTHIRTLESPQGAWLVVDGKKALNFCSNNYLGLANHPRLVQAAKEAIEKYGVGPGAVRTIAGTMSLHVELEKRLAAFKGVEDAITFQSGFNANLGTIPALVGRGDAIFSDELNHASIIDGSRLSRAQIIRYEHCNPADLEAKLKAHRHEFNHALVVTDGVFSMDGDIAPLDKIYEVTKNYDAILMVDDAHGEGVLGRGGRGIVDHFDLHGKVDIEVGTLSKAFGVVGGVVAGNAKIVEWLRQRGRPFLFSSAMTVPDTAACLAAVDLLEESTDLVDKLWENTRYFKAEMKRLGFDTGQSVTPITPIMLGEATLAQEFSRRLFEEGVFAMAIGYPTVPKGKARIRVMISAAHEKEDLDKGLEAFAKVGRALGVIS